The Cellulophaga sp. L1A9 genome window below encodes:
- a CDS encoding DUF4345 domain-containing protein, producing the protein MPFYNNPKYKNLQLVLSAIVVISVSFIYGGNPSVVLPYVFGFDVIDIDLKNIFRAIMGLYLAIGGFWVYGIWNKNYWESATIVNILFMGGLAFGRLVSTLLDGVSPQFTVGFILEFIFMLWGIYNLKLHRKLSL; encoded by the coding sequence ACCTACAACTCGTCCTTTCTGCTATTGTAGTGATAAGTGTGAGCTTTATATATGGCGGAAACCCAAGTGTTGTACTTCCCTATGTTTTTGGTTTTGATGTAATTGATATTGATTTAAAAAACATATTCAGAGCTATAATGGGGCTATACCTTGCTATTGGTGGCTTTTGGGTTTACGGAATATGGAATAAGAACTATTGGGAGTCTGCAACGATTGTAAACATTCTATTTATGGGTGGTTTGGCTTTTGGTAGACTTGTAAGCACGCTACTTGATGGGGTATCTCCACAATTTACTGTTGGCTTTATTTTAGAATTTATTTTTATGCTTTGGGGCATTTATAACCTAAAATTACACCGTAAACTTAGTTTATAA